CCTGCAAAGTATTGATTTTAGCAGGTTAAAACAAACAATAAAAAGTTATTAACAAACATTGTTAACAATTATATATCCGTAATACTGATTTCAGAAAATGTTTGGTGTGATGAAAAAGTTATTAACAAAGTTCTAACAGAAGAGTGTGTTTAAATTTTTCATACTAATATTACCAAAACCTTTTTATACTGTCAAGAAAAAATTATAAGTTTTGCAAAATAATTTTTTTCTCCTATGAAACCTCTGCAAAATATTTTAAAAATATTTTTTTATAAATGTAAAAATTTTTATTGCTTTCCCTTACAGTCAGCAAAATATAAAAATTAATCAATTCTTTTTAATTTTTACTTTAAGTAAGTTTGCTAACATATGGGTAAGAAAAGCATGCAGGTTTTAATCAATGATTCGTATGCGGAAATTGATTTAAAAGCTCTCAAAAATAACTTCTTTATTGTTAAAAAGCTATTTTCAAAAAGCTCTGATAAAAAAAATATTAACAATAAATTCATCTGTTCAATAGTAAAAGCTGATGCTTACGGGCACGGAATGCTAAGATGCGCCGAAGAGCTCGCTTTGGCAGGAACAGATTTCCTCGGAACTGCCGATTATTCGGAATCTCTTCGACTTTCAGCATATTTAAAGACAAAAAAGATAAATACTACAGTTTTTTGCATGGGAACGCTTCCCGTTTCAAAAACATATCTTGAGGTAATTGTAAACGAAAATTACCATTATACAATAGTTGATGTAAATGATGCAAAAAGACTGAATTCCGTCGCAAAGTCGTTAAATAAGAAGCTGAATGTTCAGATTCAGGTAGATTCCGGTATGAACAGAGTCGGTTTTCCGATAGATACGGCTCATGAAGCAATTGAAGAAATCCTGAAACTGAAAAATTTAGATGTAGTAGGTATTTATTCTCATTTTGCAACAAGTGAAGTTCCCCACCATAAATTTGCCGTAAGGCAGGTGAACGCTTTTAAGCATTTTATTTCTGAAGCCGAAGCAAATCTTCATAAGTTTAAATACAAACATATTTCCAATACGGGCGGAGTGTTTAATTACAACGAAGATATTTTTAATTTAATAAGACCCGGCATTTCTTTGTATGGCTACTATCCCGATGACGAGTATTATGATATCAAAACAGGTTTAAAGCCCGTTATGAATTTTAAGTCAAAGGTCAGGTTTATTAAGAAAGTCCCGAAAGGCAAGAGCATCTCTTACGGCAGAAGGTATTTTACTGATAAAGATACTTACATTGCATCAATTCCTGTGGGATACGGAGACGGTTATCCGCGCTCGCTTACAAATAAAGGTGAAGTGATTATCAATAAGAAAAAATATGAAATTGTGGGAACGGTTTGTATGGACTGGGTTATGATAGACATCGGACCAGAGCCGGAGGTAAAAATAAACGATGAAGTAATTTTGTTCGGAGCGGAATATCCCGTTTACGAAGTTGCAAAACACAGCGGTACAATTCCTTACGAAATCACCAGCAACATCACGCAAAGAATTCCGAGAATTTATATTAACAAAAGCAGATAATTTTACTATTTTATAGACGGCTCTTTGTATACGAACAATGAAGAATAAAGAATACCTCAATATCGTTTTTAATAAACTCTACCTTTTACTGAAGTCATACGACCTCGCCGCAAAAGATTTACATCTCGTTAATAATACTTTCAAATTCATTTTAAACTCAGATAATATTTTAAGGGACCTGTTCGTGCTTTCATCGGTGAACAAGCTCGATGCATTTGTGAACTATGTGCTTTTTATATTAAAGAAAGTTGAAGAGGAAAAAATAAATTATAATAATCTTTCCTAT
The genomic region above belongs to Bacteroidota bacterium and contains:
- the alr gene encoding alanine racemase, with protein sequence MGKKSMQVLINDSYAEIDLKALKNNFFIVKKLFSKSSDKKNINNKFICSIVKADAYGHGMLRCAEELALAGTDFLGTADYSESLRLSAYLKTKKINTTVFCMGTLPVSKTYLEVIVNENYHYTIVDVNDAKRLNSVAKSLNKKLNVQIQVDSGMNRVGFPIDTAHEAIEEILKLKNLDVVGIYSHFATSEVPHHKFAVRQVNAFKHFISEAEANLHKFKYKHISNTGGVFNYNEDIFNLIRPGISLYGYYPDDEYYDIKTGLKPVMNFKSKVRFIKKVPKGKSISYGRRYFTDKDTYIASIPVGYGDGYPRSLTNKGEVIINKKKYEIVGTVCMDWVMIDIGPEPEVKINDEVILFGAEYPVYEVAKHSGTIPYEITSNITQRIPRIYINKSR